In the Thunnus thynnus chromosome 24, fThuThy2.1, whole genome shotgun sequence genome, ttgttgcagCACGTCTGCATCCAGTAGACTATTTAGTATGAAACACAGGCGCCTGATACTGTATCAGTAGCCTATGTGAcgctcacaaaaacaaagggaTTTTATGAGGATGACGTATGACTGCAGCGTTCTACTATAGTCATACGTCATTGTTCAGTTTTAACAACAGCTGACGTTTTTGACCTTTGAGCACAAAATGAAGTTATTTGTCCACAAATATTTGGTGAACATTGTGGCTAATCAACATGGTcagaaaatgactcagaaaaatatgaaatatctcaaaaatgccaaaatacactGGAGGGAGGCTTTAAatagtatttaaatgtttgaaaacaacatttgaatgtgTAAATCTGAAGGAGATTTTACCTCATAAAAATCATccttatgtctgcagtttagtgtcaccacaactttcacatcatattaatctcagcacacAAGTAAgaaatggtgtctgacctcagagtctccagtctacagtgtggactctccagaaaatcaaaCTGCAGATTCCTTCCTGAACCGTCCCGACTGGAGTTGTAGCTCAGatcaagctctctcagatgggaggggttggacttcagagttGAGAGCAGAGatgcacagctgatctctgacaaactgcagctcttcaatctgaataaagaagaaATCATGTAGCGTTAGAAGCAGTTTACATGGGTGCAAGAGCTCTGTCTACAGACGGATTTCCATCAAAAGTGAATTATTTGTTCCATCatagtctgtttgtttttaccactaacacaaaaaagattttactcTGCCAccacatttctgcttttttcactttgtaaaCGATTAAACGGCGAGGGAAAGAGACGTTGGTTGTTCCAGACATCAACGCTTGTTCCAGCTTCCTGCGGTTGTTTATGCATCGATTTATACGTCTGTTTTCTCCAAAATAATCAAAGTTATggcagttttatttaatgtgcaCTTATTTCTCTGTAGGGATGGGTACCGAAACCCGGTATTAAACGAGCCCCGAGGATAAATTTTTAAAGACTGTAGTATTGATAAACTCCGATGTTACCGGTTCTTTTATCAgcactttttaatgttttggtgtaATTTATTCTCAAACTGCAgcctctcctccacacacacacacacacacacacacacacacacacacacacacacacacacacacagtcagaggaCTACCAAGGCTGGACTGGGAGAACTGGTGTCTTTGACTGGGCCATAAGTTATTAACTAACTCACTCCCCTGCCATCGCCCAATACTTGGACTTCTGCACTTAACCGTGTTCCTTGTTAGAGCCTGACATACAGTTCATATTTGGACATGATGTAACatgtctgctgctgttcattatattttcatttatatttcaactgtttttgaCAGACAGCATTATATTGACAAAACATCTTTCATTTATGTAatcttcatctttttatttgtacCACTGATATGCCTTAAGGCTGGACAATATCTCCAGTATATTCAGATGTTACATGATATAGAGCCAGATATTATCTGAGAGTTTGCTTGTAATTCTGTGATGTAGCTCAGTTGTCTGTAACTGTTGCTGCTCCACAAAGCAAGGTTAGTAAGTTTACCACATGACTTTAAAAATGGTAAAACTGCTGAAATTTGCTTTGTTATCATGAACTTGAATTGTCAATCATAATTGAATCATATCCAAATAGCTCATTCAAATGTTGCTTTACAGATTCAAAACACtatcatgatgatgtcatcttttcACACTTATCTGCTTAACTTTCTAATCCTGCTTTGTGGAACAGTCCTCTGGTTAAAAGCTGCTTAACAGCAAATGATGCAGTTTTATTCAACTGAACTCTTCTGTTCTGGTCACCTGCTTTGGTTTTCTAAacactgtttcatattttgaaatatattgttAGTCAAAAAGGTGATACTGTATAGTTGATCATGTCAATATTTCTGAGCCTAAGTGCCTTGTACTACTATTTCCATCAAAAAGCCAAAGACAGTTTGAGAGAGAACGCTCtgtttcagctttttgtttAACATGCAATTGTTCTGCATGTGAACTTTCCAActttatattcaaataaaaagtcaagTGCAATaagaagctgtgtttttttctcttacatTGTAATTACATGATTGAAAATATCAATGATTTAGCTCTGTTCTTCATTCCtaaagaacattttgttctgGTTTGCATTATGTGCTTGTAGCCAGCTTTGGACAGAGATTTTATGAAGAATGACAACCAGGTCtattaaaacctttttcttAACAAAAGTGTCTTTAATTGTATATATTGTGACTATTCCTATGTGTTTAACCTGCTAAGTCAGTATTCATTTAGGTTAAAAATaggtttattaaaatgtttgtaaaaaaaatacaaactaaataGTTCAATCAAACAAATCTGTCAACTGTAAgatactgtaaaagaaaaaaaacagttatattaataaagcaatgaaaaaccagatcatactgtatttttcattaacaGCATGAAACCGTAAACTTtagtaacagtaaaaaaatgttaattttacagTAACTTAATGGCAACCCTGCTGCCAGTTGTTGAATGTTCTTACAGGAagttttaacagtgtgtgtgtagaggtgtgtgtgtttctactgtagcagcctggtgtcatcaggagatttaatgaaggtaaacacagtgaacggtGGTGCGTAACGGCACTGCGCTCTGGCGCAgcacttctcagaggctgcagatttatcaacatatcagtcctgctgacttcagatgctgcagggatttaatgaagtgaaggagaagcttttcatacagtagaaacagctgtggacaacagatactgtaacaatcacccacattcatttatacatcactgcacactgatttactgactttcctgctttaaccacatgaaaccttattttctgtgcacatgttggttggagagtgtttaactgaaataaatgatttatatttgaagcattaatctgttgttgcagCACGTCTGCATCCAGTAGACTATTTAGTATGAAACACAGGCGCCTGATACTGTATCAGTAGCCTATGTGAcgctcacaaaaacaaagggaTTTTATGAGGATGACGTATGACTGCAGCGTTCTACTATAGTCATACGTCATTGTTCAGTTTTAACAACAGCTGACATTTTTGATCTTTCAGCACAAAATGAAGTTATTTGTCCACAAATATTTGGTGAACATTGTGGCTAATCAACATGGTcagaaaatgactcagaaaaatatgaaatatctcaaaaatgccaaaatacactGGAGGGAGGCTTTAAatagtatttaaatgtttgaaaacaacatttgaatgtgTAAATCTGAAGGAGATTTTACCTCATAAAAATCATccttatgtctgcagtttagtgtcaccacaactttcacatcatattaatctcagcacacAAGTAAgaaatggtgtctgacctcagagtctccagtctacagtctggactctccagaaaatcaaaCTGCAGATTCTTTTCTGAACGGTCCCGACTGTAGTCTTcactcagatccagctctctcagatgggaggggttggacttcagagctgagagcagagaagcacagctgatctctgacaaactgcagctcttcaatctgaataaagaagaaATCATGTAGCGTTAGAAGCAGATTACATGGGTGCAAGAGCTCCGTCTACAGGCGGATTTCCATCAACAGTGAATTATTTGTTCCATCatagtctgtttatttttaccactaacacaaaaaagattttactcTGCCAccacatttctgcttttttcactttgtttatGATTAAACGGCGAGGGAAAGAGACGTTGGTTGTTCCAGACATCAACGCTTGTTCCAGCTTCCTGCGGTTGTTTATGCATCGATTTATACGTCTGTTTCCTCCAAAATAATCAAAGGTACggcagttttatttaatgtgcaCTTATTTCTCTGTAGGGATGGGTACCGAAACCCGGTATTAAACGAGCCCCGAGGATAAATTATTCAAGACTGTAGTATTGATAAGCTCCGATGTTACCGGTTCTTTTATCAgcactttttaatgttttggtgtaATTTATTCTCAAACTGCAGCCTGCAGAATTCACCAAAttgcatcatttaaaaaaacattttgcagggGGGGCATGCCTCCAGACCCCCCGAGGTGACTTCATGCCTCGACGCTCGTCGTTGGACACCAGTAGAAAAAAGttaagtcaaaataaaaatttcTCTTCAGCATCCATGAGATTATTGTGTTTGaaatcattcaatgtttcataatatgttcagagctgaagaaggtttagaatgaacaagtttagaaaatggaaactccaaacacctgaacccaacaggatgcaggttaaaaactgtcaaatacaaacagtgaaaaagagcttcattaatattaatgacaacatgctgctacttcaataaacacacagtgaCTTAACAGTGAATTAGCCAGTGCAGCTTTTTCATCTTATATTAAGGTTTCAAATCGGCAGCTCTGATACAGTCAATAGattaaaccactgaagaagaaaatagacgTTAATAGTAAGATACTCAGTGTGGATCAACATAACATCATccttatgtctgcagtttagtgtcaccacaacttttacatcatattaatctcacaGGGATTACAGCCAGGTCATGTTATTCACCTGTAATTTGTAAACCTATATTACTTGACACCTGCTAAACAAATAACACAAGATGTAAAATTTTGAGATTTCAGCATCACTTCACACATAATCATGGAGCTCTTTTTGACTGGTCCTTGGATCTTGGGCTACTCTTCTGACTCATTTTCTTACTGCTCGGTCAGCAATCTTGTGAGGAGCTCCTGTGTGTAGCCGGTTGATGGTGGAGTGAAGCTGCTTCCACTTGCAGATAATGGTCCCAATGGTGCTTATGGGAACATTTAGGAGTTGAGAAATCAGTCAGTAACCTGTGCCATTCCTGTTGCTCAACAATCTTGTTGTGAAGGTTTTGGGAGAGCTCTTTGTCTCTAATCATCATGAGATGGTTCTTGCATGACAGCTTGGTAACAAATAATATCTTCACAGATGTCTAACCCTTTTTAAAAGAGTGGAAGTGCTAACAGCCACATGCACTAACCCAGCTGATTGTAATTAGCACAGGTAAGAGGACTAATTAATGGAATCACCTGGTTCAGTGCTTTTTCTTACTGCCTGTTCAATACTTTTGTCCTGTGTCATTCCAATTCAATGCACATAAGTGTTTTGTTGATTGGGATGTTATGATTTCTTTAGCTGTGTTGCCTTATTGATTTAATACCAATGTCTGCTCTTAATTTCATATGGATAGCTGCACTGGAAATATGTCTCCCGAAAAAAGGTTGATGTGTTGAATACTTATTTCCCCCGctgtacatttatattttcttattgattAATGATTATTATACACATAAGATTAAGGGAAGACAACGCACCTGAAATAATTATATTTGTTCTGACTTATTACATGAGTTTGcctaatttgcataatttcatattaaaaattaaaggttataatacagaaatatattggATGAGAGTGTATATTACTAAGTTTCATTTTGATAGAAGAACATGGATTATTTTGTCCTTATTCAACTGTGGTGCCTTAAAACACATCCACCCTCATCCATGTTTAGGTTATTAAGAAATTTCACATAGGCTTGGCTCTGCTGCAAATTGAGCCTACTGGTATAGAAAAAATAGATGATATAAATTAGGGATGTCAATGATTCATCGATTATGGGTTAATTGCCATTAATAATTCAACTGATTGAGTTACAGGTGTTTCTGGTGACCGCCCGTAAGGGCCGCACAAGCTGTAAAACGAACGCACCTCCCTGCCTTCCGACGAAGAAAAACAGTTGCAGACTCGCAGTGAGCCTCAATCTGCTCACTGTGTCGTCTGGTTGAACTCTGAAGCATAAAGCTGTGAAAACTCCACGGAGTTGTTGTCTGGCGGCTATGCGGTTTAGCTATCTGAGGCTCATGCTAACACTAAACTAACATGttgaacagaagcagctgctcGGTTAATGCAGGCTGAGAGCTGACTGTCACACAGCAGGACTCTAATTACACATGCttccaacaaaatcaacacaaaagtgATGAACTGTCTAAGCGACACTCCCCTGATCtgaatataaatgcattttagcgGTGACAGTAAATGGACAGATAAAGTCACAGCAACAGTATTGTTTCATCCCCGGGACATCCGTccagctgagcagctgtttccagcagctggacTAATGTTAGCTACAGTAAACACACGTCACTCCATCATATAGATCAGGTCTGCAgattgttttatataaaactaaCCAGATGATGTCTGTTGTGGGGAGATTGGGGTAACctgtttcacatttacattgttACACTACAATGTCCACTGTACCAACAAAttatatgcatttattttagtctaaaatacaaaatgtgtaatatttcaCTTACTATTGTATATCTGAGCAGGCTGCAagttatatactgtagataaacACCCACTATACACTATGTACTATACATAAAGTAACAtcattttaccatttaccattacctatgtttgacacaaaataaGAGTAGACTACATTaggagttaaaagaaaaaaataagcaaacacCAGGttacttaaatgataaataacacaaataatgacttaatttaGAAATTACAGAGCTCACGTCTGTTGCTATTCAACAACTGGCCGCCAATATCCAAAGcattaaacacagcaaacagctgcacaacttCCAGCTTCACTAGAGGACAGCCAGAGCGCCCCCGCCGGCGGGAGCAGCGCTGCCGTCGTAGAAGCAAACGCGTCACAGGGTATTTAACACGGAAGAGTATAATCACACCACGTACCGTTTTGTTCAGAAGAAGCTCGGCTAGTAAGCTAGCGTAACCATTTCTACCTAAACGAAACACAAGTCAAACACCAAGCAACTGTGAGCGTGTAACAAAAAGCGCCCCTGATATCTTTCATTTCACGctatccacacacacatcaaatgaATCCTGAGATTTCACAGATTCCAGAAATATAACTCCTATCACTACCCGACCAAAACTCACTGGAAAAAACGTCGAAGTAATATAGAAAAACCTCCGTTTTTAAATTAACAACTACAAATTGTGTCTTACCTTTGCTGTTTCTGTAATCAAAAGTTGCGTCTGGCCGCACAAAACCACTAGTAATGGCTACTCCAATGTCTCTGGGTCATTTTGAGTTGATTACAGCCTTTCTGTATCCACTTTCCCGGTAGGAAGGACAGAGTGAAATCGGCCATCGTCTAAGCCTTCCATGCGAACACACGGTCTATGTCTCCATCTAGTGGTTGAATCGTAGTACTGACACAGATTCAGTCAAAAGCAATCGATAGTGGAGTTTGTGAGCTTTGATTAGAGGCCTAAACCGTCCAAATATGGTCCAAATCGACCAATGGTTTCCGGAGATATTGATGCGTATTGCTCAGGTTAGCTGAGATCGTTGCTCAGATTACATTAGGATTACATCACATTTGATGTAATTACAAATAGCTAATTTGGAATTTTTTCTCCACTAAAACTTATCTAACTTTGCTCTGCTTCACCTTCTTAGCATCAAAATGATGCTAAGAAGGTGATGTTCACATGTTTTATGGTTTACTAGAGGTTTTGGGCTGCAACTCCATCATTTCAAAGGGGATATTCACTATAATACTGTtaagttgggttttttttgtggaaatgaAATCTTTCATTTATGCCATGTTCCATCTTCATTTACTCTGACCCAGTAACATCTATACTGATGCTTACACCTCTGCACAAATCTCACAAGTGTGACCTTTATTATGATATAGAAAGTGTTCATATAAACCTTGTAGTTAcagagatatactgtatttattatgAGTATGCCATTTTCGAGCAGGGGCCTGAGTCAGAGGCCTAGGGCTTAAGAGGTTAATTAGATCAGACTAGATGTCTTGGACAAACCtaacaattaattaacatttaaccaaaattGCTGGAGCCTTCAATGGTAAATAACCTGTAACTTTATCCTacaaatcagaatcagaatcatctttattggccaagtatgtttacacatacaagcaaTTTGACTCCGctttagtggctctcaatgttcttacacagaataacaacacaacaatcttcagaaatatacacaaggaatgactatatacaggtgaatctgtttctgtgaactgtaaacaggattcAAATAGTGTAACGAAGTGAATAGTGTGAGGATtgatgagataaatattaaatggtaaaaaaaatgacGTTActtcatatacatatattaggtggttatgtacagtatattcagcCTGTTAATACACCCACCGGGCGCACGGGCCAACAGTTAGGTCTACAGCCTACAGGACACAATTAAACATCTATCtgcttgttattttcttttaataataatgtttaatttactTGCAATTAGTAGGATAAACGTGAACTTGCCCAGCgccaagctaacgttagctgaccAACTACCATCTGTAGCAAACCGTTATTTATCTGTCCATcgtttatgttttcatattattcatattattgttGAActttcaacaacaataatatgaaTCTTACCATTTTTATTCCATCATGTTGAATTCCGATGTTTGTTCTGTCACTCAGAACTATGAGCTAAAGTTGAGCGATGCTCTGTGTTTAGATATTCCGCGCTGTCTGTGTCACGTGATTCATGCAAACAATCACATTGGCTACTGAGATGTGACAATCTACGAAGAACATCTGGTTGATGCAgctctcactgttttttttttacaccatcaAAATCCACAAACGAAATACAGAATGAATAGGAagtttctctctcattctttcttttttttctcctcggATCTACACTGATCTCATAAATGGCCTCTATGgacacaacattcagacacctattcatgtcaacacagataaataaaatgctgctgactgtaaaatggatcaaattaaacATGTTGGATTAAAAGCTTAtgtattacttttatttatcttcttCCTGTAAATGGTAAcaggaaattaatattttcctcCTACTGAGGAACTTATTTCCAACCACAGATTTACTCTCATCATCACCGCTGACTAACAGTGATCAGTGCCAAACACCAGACTTTCACATGACTTCCCTTCTATCTGGTGGTGCAGCTACACAAAGTGACATCATTTTCTGCCAGGAAGCATCATGCACATGTTGAAGTGTAGCAGCTAAAACACGACTTGAGATACAAACTGCATTTGGAAATATGATTTGCTCTCTTTGTCTGTACTCCTGTGTGAGAgtattaaagtgtgtgtgagagagacttTATGTATAAGTTCCTACAAAATAGTGTGTtatcaatatttaatatataagaCATTATTCATGAATATGCAATGAAAGTCTTGAACTTTTTTCCCATTTGGTTTATAGATTTGAGTTTCACACACGTaccaaaaattataaacattaaattGGTCTAACATAAAGTTGTCCAATAATTTCTTACAAATATCAGACCCTTTCGATGGTAGACTGAATTCAAATTGAAATCAACTGTTCAggcattttggattttaaacattttagtgatttgtgaaatacaaatgaatcaaattaaatgtgaaacTTCTATTATGAATTTAAATAACTGGGTACATACAAGACATACAAGAGGAAAACGCAGTcggtgaactgacctcagagtctccagtctacagtttggactctccagtccagcagacagaatCAATCCTGAGTCCTTCAGGTTGGAGTTTTCACTCAGGTCAAGCTCTCtgagatgggaggggttggacttcagagctgaggccacaacttcacagtgagtCTTTGAGAGTCCACAGTCCTTAAGCCTGTTATTAcaaattatattacatttaaatatgctAAAATCAAACACCTCTATGATGAATATAGACACTATGCATTTTGATGACAAAGCAAATTGTGTTTTGAGGGGTCAGCAGCTCCATATAGTGCATTTATGGTAAAATGCTGTCTGTTGTGATAAAATGATGACTGTCAAAACACAAATCCTTAAGTCCTGAAGTTCTTTTGCTGGATTTGTATTAAAACTAGAAGGTGAAGgataaactgtaaaatgtaacattGTTTATAATTAAACAGAATAACTGTGTTCATAAGTGTAAACACATCAACTACAAAGTTTTTCTTGCTCTCAAAGTTTTGGTTACAACTGAAGAACAATTGTTGTGAGAATAACTGGTTTACAATTTTGGCAACAAGCAGCTGTAACACAAGCTGAACACAATTTAACAGTTTGTAAGTTTTacagtgtgcatgtatgtaaagGAGGGATGTATGATATGTCAGTGGCTGATATTTTTGgctgagaaatgagaaaatgtaactactgtattgttattgttttggtaaTTGAATTTCAGTCAATAATTGTGTCCGATAATGCAGAGCCTTTTTACAGTGACTGTGGACTAGTGACATCATTCTAAACCTGGTTGTGAACAGGGACTTTTTAAGGTCAGGTCTTGTGTTGGTACTGGAGTGGACTGAGAGTAACAGAACAGACATGGTTTTAGAGTAGATTATAGTAGTCTGTACAGTCCTGCCTCTCTtgcctttctctcctctgatcTCTGTGTTGCTGCCTGTTTGCACAAGGCCAGCGTAacttacaaacaaacataacctACATTGTTTTAAGATTAATAATATTGGTTATCGTATTGGTATCAGACACAACAAACATAATTATCAATCGTTGTCATTGGCCCTGAAATTCCACATCAGTGCATCTCTAATGTAAAGTGATTCACACTTTACAGCATGCActatacatttacattacactTTACTGTAATATTGATATGATTGATGTAAAGTTGGCTTTataatgttgatattttgtttcCCAATCACTCTCAACACTGTAAAACACTCCcttaaaaatgtttatcttAGTTACAGGTACAAAGAGTACAACGTTTGGAGATCAAATAGGCTCTTCAGAGTTGAGTACAgaggcaacaggaagtatctaAAACATTTTGGACTGAGCAGCTGGACatgagagagatgtgtgtgtgtgttctgcagttATTGATTTATAATGTTGATAATCACATCTAGACTTACACAgcctttctgcagttcctcacagctgggatcagtctCCGTCGTCCCTCATCTGATGTGTTGTACTTCTTCAGGTCCAACTCATCCAGAACCTCTtctgacatctgcagcatgtaggacagagctgagcagtggatCTCAGAGAGTTTCTTCTctgatctgttctctgacttGAGGAACTTTTGGATCTCCTGATGTACTGAGCGGTCgttcatctccatcagacagtggaagatgttgatgcttctgtcaggagagaCATTAGTATTCATCTTCTTCAGGTTGTTGACGGCTCTCTGGATGATTTCTAGACTGTTCTTTTTCCAATCCAGCAGGCCTCCTAAGAGATGCTGGTTGGACTCCAGAGAGAGACCATGAAGGAAACGAACAAACAGGTCCAGGTGGCCATTTTCACTTTCAAGAGATTTCTTCATGGCTTTCATCAGGAAGTCATCCAGAGTTGGGTCATCGTTTCTGAAATGCTTAGAAATCTTCTTAAGGAAAGACTCTGGTTTTGATTCCTCGTGTTTGTAGTCTTCTCCCAGGAAGGCCTTCAGTACCTCTGTGTTGCTGCTGGTGTAACAGTGGTACatgtagactgcagccagaaactcctgaacactcagatgAACAAAGCTGTAGACTGTTTTCTTGAATGTCACACTCTCTGTTTTGAGGATCTCTGTACAAAATCCTGAGTACACCGAGGCCTCTTTGACATCAAGACCGCACTGCTCCAGGTCTTCTTGGTAGAAtatgatgtttcctttctctAGCTGTTCAAACGCCAGCCTCCCCAGCTTCAGAAGAACTTCCCTGTCTGCCTTCATCAGTTTCTGTGGCCTCGTTTCATGTCCCTCATTATActtctgcttcttcctctttgtctgaaccaGCAAGAAGTGTGAGTACatgtcagtcagggtcttgggcagctctcctctctggtctgtagtcaacatatgctccagaactgtagcagtgatccagcagaagactgggatgtgacacatgatgtggaggctcctgGATGTCTTAATGTGTGAGATGATTTTGCTGAAGAGATCTTCATCACTGAATCtcctcctgaagtactcctccttttGGGCGTCAGTGAAGCCTCGTACTTCTGTTACCCTGTGAACACATgtaggagggatctgattggctgctgcaggtcgggaaGTTATCCAGACGAGAGCTGAGGGAAGTAGATTCCCCTTGAAGAGGTTTGTCAACAGCACGTTGACTGATGacttctgtgtgacatcagacatGATCGTCATGTTGTTGAAATCTAAtgaaagtctgctttcatccaggccgtcaaagatgaacaaaactttacagacagcgagcttctctgctgtgaccttctgtAATTTTGGATGGAAAACATGGATCAGCATGAGAAGACTGTACTGCTCATTTTTGATCAAGTTCAGCTccctgaatgaaaacagaatcaccagactgacatcttggttttccaagccctctgcccagtccagagtaaacttctgcactgagaaggtttttccaacACCAGCAACGCCGCTCGTCAGAACAAATCTGATGTGTCCCTGTTGGTCAGGTAAGATTTTAAAGATGTCGTGACACTTGATTGGAGTGTCATGGAGGGTCTTCATCTTGGAAGCTGTCTCAAGCTGCCTCACCTCATGTTGGGTATTAACCACTTTactctgtccctctgtgatgtagagctcagtgtagatGCTGTTGAGGAGGatttcacttcctgcttcatcagTTCCTTCAGTCACATGTTCACATCTCCTCCTCAGACTGATCTTATGTTCATGTAAAACCTCCTGGAGAGCAACATTCACTAAAACAGAGACAACATGTGAAACTAAACAAAGGGAATCTGACAATAATTCATTATTaccaacacaaaaacaatcagTCTTACTTTGTACAGTGATGGTCTGACTGTCTAGATCCTTCTGGACGTCCTCCtgacacaaagaacagcaggacagctgctcctccacagaAACACCACTCTTCCTATT is a window encoding:
- the LOC137177368 gene encoding NLR family CARD domain-containing protein 3-like isoform X14; this encodes MDKMASDTGLTEVHKMSARVEEEEGRAEPPVSNVLSMKSDRYNDHFLTFSNKPGPSNTKGQTDHRQRAESPASDCLSMKSDRSNRDPPTFSNEPGPSDTKGQTDHRQRSESPASDCLSMKSDRSNRDPPTFNNEPGPSDTKGQTDHRQRAESPASDCLSMKSDRSNRDPPTFSNEPGPSDTKGQTDHRQRSESPASDCLSMKSDRSNRDPPTFNNEPGPSDTKGQTDHRQRAESPASDCLSMKSDRSNRDPPTFSNEPGPSDTKEKNRKSGVSVEEQLSCCSLCQEDVQKDLDSQTITVQMNVALQEVLHEHKISLRRRCEHVTEGTDEAGSEILLNSIYTELYITEGQSKVVNTQHEVRQLETASKMKTLHDTPIKCHDIFKILPDQQGHIRFVLTSGVAGVGKTFSVQKFTLDWAEGLENQDVSLVILFSFRELNLIKNEQYSLLMLIHVFHPKLQKVTAEKLAVCKVLFIFDGLDESRLSLDFNNMTIMSDVTQKSSVNVLLTNLFKGNLLPSALVWITSRPAAANQIPPTCVHRVTEVRGFTDAQKEEYFRRRFSDEDLFSKIISHIKTSRSLHIMCHIPVFCWITATVLEHMLTTDQRGELPKTLTDMYSHFLLVQTKRKKQKYNEGHETRPQKLMKADREVLLKLGRLAFEQLEKGNIIFYQEDLEQCGLDVKEASVYSGFCTEILKTESVTFKKTVYSFVHLSVQEFLAAVYMYHCYTSSNTEVLKAFLGEDYKHEESKPESFLKKISKHFRNDDPTLDDFLMKAMKKSLESENGHLDLFVRFLHGLSLESNQHLLGGLLDWKKNSLEIIQRAVNNLKKMNTNVSPDRSINIFHCLMEMNDRSVHQEIQKFLKSENRSEKKLSEIHCSALSYMLQMSEEVLDELDLKKYNTSDEGRRRLIPAVRNCRKAVLKDCGLSKTHCEVVASALKSNPSHLRELDLSENSNLKDSGLILSAGLESPNCRLETLRLKSCSLSEISCASLLSALKSNPSHLRELDLSEDYSRDRSEKNLQFDFLESPDCRLETLRLKSCSLSEISCASLLSTLKSNPSHLRELDLSYNSSRDGSGRNLQFDFLESPHCRLETLRLKSCSLSEISCASLLSALKSNPSHLRELELSDSKSLNSSRTKLPFDFLESPDCRLETLRLKSCRLSEISCASLLSALKSNPSHLRELNLSDNKSLNGSGTKLPFDFLESPDCRLETLRLKSCSLSEISCASLLSALKSNPSHLRELDLNYNESLNRSRTKLPFDFLESPHCRLETLRLKSCWLSEISCASLLSALKSNPSHLRELELSNNFSRDDSERNLQFDFLESPHCRLETLRLRSCSLSEISCASLLSALKSNPSHLRELELSGNYSRDGSERNLQFDFLESPDCRLETLRLYGCGLSEISCASLVSALKSNPSHLRELNLFGNSSSSSDKKLLSDLQESPDCRLKTLSLW